The genomic interval AACATCGAGCAGTTGTCGCCAATAAGGATATTCCTGTTCATTGAAAATAGTTGACGAAACGCTCAGATAAAATCGTTCATATTCAATCCACATTTTCCGGAAATTAGCCAACATTTCCGGATCACCTCTTAAAACATATTCTTGCAGCAAGTGCCTCATCTGCCATAACTGATCCTGAAAATCCGCGAATTTCCGCCAATCTTCCGGGGGCATTTTTCCCTTTGCCCACGTCGATTTCAAAATCACCCGCAAATTACTGAGCATCAATTCCAACGCAGGGTCAATATCCGCAAAAAACAATGCTTCTCTAGGACGATGTTGCTGAGTCATGACCAGTTGAGTGATCTGGGACTGATAATTCTGAAGAGTCTTTAAATCAGCTCTGACATCAAAAAACTCCCGGATTTCTTCCATGGAACCAGTTTCTTCCAGAAAACCGCTACCTTGATCTTGCGATTCATAAAGCTTTTTAATGTTTTCCAGAAGAGGCTGGATCTGATTGTCCCAGATTTCCTGCTGTTGTTGCAAAAATGAGTCTTCATTGAACAACAACCAGCGATTCTGAACTTCGATCACATGATGGATTGCACTCTGAAGATTGAGCCAGCCTTCAGAGATGGGATGCAAGGTTTCCAGCACCATCAGGGTTTGCTGTTCCTGTTGTCTGAGCTGGTAATACAAGGTAAGAAATCCTGCGACAGAAATAGTAGAACTGATCCAGAACACCACCAGAATTTTGGTTCGAATGCGTTTAGGGATCATGAGAAAGCGCAGTGGAGGTTAGATCATGGGCAAGCGATCGGTAGGGTTCTTTTTTAGTAAATCCTGATCGTGGTAATAGCGTATCGTTGTATTAGCTGAAACATGCCGGGCATAGCTTTGTACTTTTTGTAAGGGTTCTCCCAGTTCCAGCGCCAGCGTGATCGCAGTGTGTCTCAAATAATGAGCGGAAATATCCAGACCAACGATTTTCCCCAGACGCTGGATGACATCGTTGATCCCCTTCCCTGTCATTTTCTTCCCGAAGGTTCTAAAACTGAACGACGGAAAAATCCACGGACTTTCGATATGATGCTCTTCCAGCAGTTGTTTCCAGTCCTGGAGTTCGTTGTATAATTCCTGTCTCAATTTCAAAGGTTGGGGTACCCTGCTTTTGGTCTCTTCCAGAATCGCTACAAAGTATGGGCCATCCTGACGGATATTCACCCATTGGAGATTGGCGGCTTCACTGCGCCTTGCGGCGGTCAGATATAAAAACTTGAGAATCAGTCCATTTCGGACCCGCACAATTTCGGAAACACGCTCATCATAGACCTCTGACTGATTTGCTTCCATCATGGCACTGAGTTGCGCCACTCTCAGAGCACCTTTGTTGCTGATGCCTGAAGTTTTTTCATTACGGATGATGGATGACTTAAAGGGATTGGCCGAGATATAGCCAAATTCAGACAAAAATTTACAGATTTTTTTCAGACCACTCATCGTCTGATTGATACTGGATGCAGCTTTCCCCTGACTTTTGAGAAATGTTTTATATTCCAGCATTTTCATGCTGTTCAATTTGGCAAGATCTTCGACCTTCTCGATGCAGGCCCAAACCTGGAAATCCTTGAAAACCCGGGAGTATGCCCTCCGTGTATTGGGAGCATATTCCTTGAACACCAATTCCAGTGCCTCTTGGGGGGTTGTAGGTAATTCTGTTTTTTTTGCAACCGACAGTTCAGGTTGAGTGATGAGTTCCATGAGCTAATTGTCAGGTCTGGTCAGTTTGGATTGCCTTCAAGGCGTCAGCTTCTGTTTCGTAAATAGTGAAGATGCTGTCCAGACAGGTGGTTTTCATGATTTCCATCAAGTTGCCACCTAATCCGCATAAAATAAAAGTCCGTTGGTTTTCCTTCATGATATTGTAAAAGGAAACCAACACCCCAAGCCCGGAGGAATCCATGAAGGGGACATCCTCAAAATTGATAATAATTGTTTTAACCTCCAGATCATCGACAAAAGGACTGATCATGTCTTTTGCAATCTTTGAGTCCGTTTGAGCCAATATTCCGCGGATACTGAATATTTTGGCACCATGTTTTTCGCTTTGGTCAACACGCATACGTTTCTAACACTAAAAGGTTGTTAAAGAATAATCTTTATCTAATAAATGATCGACCAGAATTCCCATACGTTTCTCAAATGTTTCCAGCAATTTCCAGTGAATAATCGGAATTTGATAAAGAACATTTTCAGGAATGAAAAAAATCTTGGAAGTTCGAGTGGCTTTTGCCTGAAAACAACTCGGGATTTGCAGAATGACCGTGTCTTCTCCACAAAAATCACCAGGGCCCAGCATCTCAATCACATGATTTTCAGAATATACCTGCAAGGAGCCTTCTTCCACAAGAAAGAGCCCAAAGCTATCCGACACCGGAATGGGACTGCCTTCATGGTAAGTGAAAGGCTCCATTCCCCGGATAATTCTATTCTGTACAGGATGAGAGACATTGGTTCCAAACAGCCATGTTTTCTGAAGAAAAGAACGTGAACGACTCATATATTCAATCGAATCCGATAACGCGTTTCTTTGGACAAACATGGCATACAAACTCGCTGGAATCTGAAGCACGTGAATATAACTGGTAGCCCGATATGTTTCTGTAACTGGAATTTTCTTAAGCGCGGACAACTCACCAATCATACTTCCCGTTGACAGGGAATGCTGAATTTCAAAGCTCCCGTCAATAAATTCTACAGATCCTGTAAGTACCAGATAGACATGATCTGTGGTTTTATCTTTTTTCAGCAGAATGCTACCCGCATTGAAGGACACAACCACACAATTGGTCAGGATATGCAATTCCGACTTATTCACATTAGGAAAATAAGTTCTCAGATAATTCATCGCATATTGTCTGAGATAATCCTGATGGGCCGGTATCATGATATCAATCATGCCAAACGGCGCCTCTGAGCCAATTTCTTTCTGACGTTGCGTCAGCATCATGGAGGTATGGGATAGAATAATTTTTTCTGTGGTATCGTCTTTAAAATCTTCTGCGTCGCCATGGATCAGAGCACCACCAATATCAATCTTTTTCAGATGAACAGGTGTCATGTAGTCTGCTTTAACGCGCTCATACATTTCTTTGGAAATTCCAGGCTGTTTGCCATCCACCGAAATCATTTCCCGCAGGACTTTCATGGATGCGATATCCGCAAAGTGGGCATAAGTTTTATAGCCATCTTCCCAAAATGCCCTGAAAATAAAAATATTTGTTTCAACCGGATGCGGTGAAAAAATAGGCATCACATCCAGCCCATTGATATCATTCCACTGATTGAAGTCCAGATCATGAACATCAAAGTAATCATCAAATCTGGACTCTTCCATGTTCATCAATGCCGCCAGTTTTTTCGAAACGGAATGACGCACCAGAGAAGTTGCATAATATTTCAACCGGTGATCGGATCGCATCAGTGTTGGCAAACCCGCAAAATGGTCATCATGCGCATGCGTATGAAAAATTCCCTCCACTTCACTGATATCAATTCCCAGGGCTCTCAGACTGTAATCAATATTAGGTCCTGCATCCAAAAGATATATTTTTCCCTGAAACATGATCACACTGGCCATGCATGGACGATTGATATCCCAACCATCGCCTTCACCGGAATGCACAATCGCAAAAAATTCAGGACGCAACTGATGAAAACCCAGAGAAAATGGCGATTCATAAACCTGATTCGGTTTCAGATTCATGTCCACAGGCATAGTTTCATTTTTATAGGAAATTTCGTATTTATTGAATCCCGTTTTACGGATAAATACTTCATTGCGTATTTCAACAGGCTGATCATCGACAATACACGTATTGATCAATTCTTCTGTCTGGCGAATTTTACCAAAAGAAAACTTGAGCTTCATCTGCATCATTTCATGGGCTTGTTCGCCGGTCATACCGGCTGCCATCAACTCTTCCTCTGAAATGAGTCCGTAATTTCCACGGTAGATGTACTTCAATTGTGCTTCCACCTGAGGCCTGTTGCCCATGATGATGGGTTTGATGCCTGTATTGTTAGGGTGTCCGGGAATGATCGTTCCCTGACGATAGAGCATTTGAAGCACAGGAAATTCAGCCAGATTGGCAAACCGGCCATTTTGCACCGCGACATCAGAAAGCAGAATGGCATTGGGCCCGATTTCACAAGTCACATTATTCACTTCGACTGACCGGATCAGCCCCATTTTACGCAGATGTTTGACAACGTCTGCCGGACATCCGCATAAAATATACACATCGGCTTCCTGAATCCCTACCCAGAATACACCTGAAGTGACTGAAACTTTTTTAATGTGGGACATAGGTTTCCATTGAATGAACCAAGAAATCTGACCTCAATCTTAAGGGTAGCCTTAGCAAGGATTGGGCTATTTTGCAACACAAGTATTAATATTTTCTATTTTTGCGAAGTATCGGGTGGAATCAGTTGATTCAACACGATTCCAAGCTTCGTTGCCTGTATCACATGCTGGAAAAAACGGCTCTGTGATTTATTCTCGCTGACAACCTCATGAGCCATACTGGAAAGCGAACTTTCATAAGGCAAAGGCCGATCATAGACGAGAAGATTTTCCGGTTTCCTTTTCAGATCCTTCAGCGTCGTGAGCAACCAATCCTGATACTGCTCCGGAAACAGGCCTCGCCATGTTTCTTCATGAGACATGGAATCAAACGCGGTAGGCGGAAATAAGAAGTCCTGTGCCCCTTGAGCCTTGAAACAAAACAGGTCCAGATCCTCTGTCAACGCATAACAACCCCGATTCCGGGTTTTGTAGAATAACTTGTCACCCATCAGATAAATCCATGGAGACCCCTCCCCCGCAAACATATTTTTTCCCAGCCATCCTGTGAAACCGGAAAGACCTGTGATCGCGGCAAGGGTTGGAGCCACATCAATCTGGTGGACAGGATACTGAATCCGTTTTGGATTTTTTATATTTTTTGAAATAATCGCAATGGGAATCCTGAAACGCATTTCGGTCTGTTGCAATGGAAACAATTCTTCATGGGGCATCACGCCTATGCTGTGATCAGCCTGCAAGACAACAATCGTGTCCTCTGCCAGCGTACTGGAAAAAAACGCGTCAAAAAAATGAGCCAATGCGCCATCCAGATATTTCAGTCGAGATAAATATGCCTGATATTCAGGAAATCCGGCTGTGTCATGAACCAGATCAGGAGGTAGAGGGCCTTCCGGAATCATCTTGAAATAAGGATGATGGGTGCTGATGGTTAGCAGATTGGCAAACACAGGACGGTTGTTCTTTTTCAATACTTCCAGGGCTTTCAAGGACTCCAGTAAAAAGGGCTCATCTGCCAGTCCCCAATTGCCGATTTTTTGATGGATGCCTTTGCTCTCATAATATTCCCTGTCATAAAACAGTCCTGTACCATGCAGGGATTCAAACAAATCTGAGTTATGAAATGTGCGGTCCAGGGTATTCATCCAGGTCGTTTGATAACCGGCTTCCTGAAATAACTTCTGGATGCAACGAATGTTCAGATTGGGATACGCCAGAAAAGTGGCAGGACCTTTGATGTTGGGAAGCATGGAACACAAGGTGCTGAATTGCCCTCTGACAGTTTGCCCTGCGGTAAAACTTGAACTGTAGGCCTGCGTGAACAACATGCTGTTATTCCATAAAATTGATCTCAAGCGGGGATAAACGCGTGGTCCAATGTCAGGATGCAACAATTCGAAGGCCCGCATGCTTTCCACAAAAATGACAATCACATTGACTGGTTTATCTTCAGAAAGTCCAAATTGCTGTCTCAAATCATGCATTTGAACTGGATTTCGGTCCATGTGACGCCAGAGTGGCCATTGGGTGTCTGAAACCGGGGGTTCCTTGAACTGGTGTCCTGATTCCTCAAAATCGGCATCATCATAATCCCGGAAAGACGCCAGCATTTTCCCCGCGGGTGAGAGCCAGACAGGGTCCAGGCTGGCTGGATCTTCAGGGTCGGCACGTTCCAGCACCCGATCATCTCCAACCATTTCTTCAACCCATGATTTGATCACATGATCACTCAGCATATTGCTTCGGGCAACATTGATCCATAGGGGAAATCGTCCAATCAGATAGATTAGGACAATATTCAACAGCAACATTTTCCAGGAGACCGGATACCGCTTTTGCTTTTTGTGAATCCGTTTGATGAGCAGACAACTCAGGATGGCCGCCAGACATAATACAATACTGAGTATCATTGGCGGTGTCATGGCCAGTGACGCTGTAGAATCACTGACCGCTAGCAGATCTTGCCAGTGGAGTTGCACGACCCACCATTCCAGCCTGGTTTTAAAAAAGCGGAAATGAATGACATTCGAAAATGTCGCAAGCCAGACAAATATAGCTCCCGGAACCCAGAACCATACGGCATTCATTCTTGAGAGGACCTGCAACCCATAACTGAAGACTGTCACGGCCAACACAATAGCAATGTCATACAGCCAGCCAATATAGATATTAAAACTCCACGCCTGCGCATAACCCAGATTCATATCCACCACAATCTGGTGTCTTAAACTCACCATAGCCCCCCAGAGTAATACCCCGGGAATCAGAAAATACAGTGAATGGGAGTTTTTCACACTTTGGTGCTTATGGTGATTTCTTAAACGATTCTGGTTCATCATTTTTCATTCTTCAGAATATGGCCTGTGAACATCTCCTCAAAAGCCAGATTCACGCTGAATTGAATCTTGGCCCACAGAATAAACTTCAAGAGTTCTGACAACCCGATGATTGCTTTCTGTGACCACATCGCCGAGATACTGTAATGGTGCTGTGAATTTTTGGGCAAAATGTTCACGAGCACGCTCACATTTTGGCAAATCACAGACGAATATTGAATTGTTGTTGAGAACATCTTCATCGAGACTCCATTGATTCCGTTCAGGTTTTTCCAGACTGTGAGGCCATGGAAAATCCGGGAGATAAAACGAAAGAGCCCCGCCAAGTTGATATTCCTTGCTGATCACATAACGTGGCATTGGCAATTGATTTTTTTTCAGTAACTCAACAATCGCATTTGCAGTTTCAGGCCAACCCAGCATTGGAGCGACCGGATCACTTAAGGTTCGCATGGCGGCACGTTGGATCAATGGCGAATACCGCTGAAAGTCTTCGTCTGACAAGCGCGATTGAAGCTCTTTGAAAAATGGTTCTGCGCCATAATAACGCGCTTTCATCGTTTTGAGTTCCTGCTGAACATTTTCGGGAACCCCTTTCCGTTGCAACCATGTATAGTTTTCCAGTTTGTACTGCATCACATCACCCAGCGGATGAAACACATGCAGGATCGCGACACCAATAAGCAACAGGTTGAACACAATCCCAAGCGCCAGCATCCAGCGTGTTTTAGCAGTCGCTACGGATTCCGCCAGAATTTTTCCGGCAAGAATCATGAACCCCAGATAGCTGACATTGACCCAATGCGGATCAGCAATATCGCCCCGAAAACTCATCATTGTAAAAAAAATCAACGGAAAGGATGAAACAACGATAATGACCGATTCCGGCGAACTCCCGTTGGCAAACATGGATCTTTTCTTCCATAAATTTTGAAAACACCACCAGGACCAGACCGGGGAAAACAACATTAAATGCCCCAATGTGAAAAATATCGCGTTTTGTCCCAACGGGGCTCCCGACAATCCTCGTTTGAACTGAAATAAAAACGACACCCAGTGATTTTGATAATTCCACCACAGCACAGGTGTAAAAATGATCAACGAGACCAGACCGGCCACATAGAGCCACGGATTGAGCCATTGTCGGCGAAGGGGTTTATAAAGCAGGAAATGAATTCCCATCCCCATATAAAACAGCAGTGTGATGTATTTGGATAGCGCTCCCAACCCAGCGATAACACCAATCCCCATGAGCCATCGAATTTTTTGGGTCTGATGGTAACGAACCAGAAAATACAAATTGATGAGCCAGAAAATCAGATAGGCCTGGTCAATGTGTAGAAAAATACTGCCCAAGGTGAAATAAAG from SAR324 cluster bacterium carries:
- a CDS encoding site-specific integrase; its protein translation is MELITQPELSVAKKTELPTTPQEALELVFKEYAPNTRRAYSRVFKDFQVWACIEKVEDLAKLNSMKMLEYKTFLKSQGKAASSINQTMSGLKKICKFLSEFGYISANPFKSSIIRNEKTSGISNKGALRVAQLSAMMEANQSEVYDERVSEIVRVRNGLILKFLYLTAARRSEAANLQWVNIRQDGPYFVAILEETKSRVPQPLKLRQELYNELQDWKQLLEEHHIESPWIFPSFSFRTFGKKMTGKGINDVIQRLGKIVGLDISAHYLRHTAITLALELGEPLQKVQSYARHVSANTTIRYYHDQDLLKKNPTDRLPMI
- a CDS encoding STAS domain-containing protein: MRVDQSEKHGAKIFSIRGILAQTDSKIAKDMISPFVDDLEVKTIIINFEDVPFMDSSGLGVLVSFYNIMKENQRTFILCGLGGNLMEIMKTTCLDSIFTIYETEADALKAIQTDQT
- a CDS encoding cyclic nucleotide-binding domain-containing protein, producing the protein MSHIKKVSVTSGVFWVGIQEADVYILCGCPADVVKHLRKMGLIRSVEVNNVTCEIGPNAILLSDVAVQNGRFANLAEFPVLQMLYRQGTIIPGHPNNTGIKPIIMGNRPQVEAQLKYIYRGNYGLISEEELMAAGMTGEQAHEMMQMKLKFSFGKIRQTEELINTCIVDDQPVEIRNEVFIRKTGFNKYEISYKNETMPVDMNLKPNQVYESPFSLGFHQLRPEFFAIVHSGEGDGWDINRPCMASVIMFQGKIYLLDAGPNIDYSLRALGIDISEVEGIFHTHAHDDHFAGLPTLMRSDHRLKYYATSLVRHSVSKKLAALMNMEESRFDDYFDVHDLDFNQWNDINGLDVMPIFSPHPVETNIFIFRAFWEDGYKTYAHFADIASMKVLREMISVDGKQPGISKEMYERVKADYMTPVHLKKIDIGGALIHGDAEDFKDDTTEKIILSHTSMMLTQRQKEIGSEAPFGMIDIMIPAHQDYLRQYAMNYLRTYFPNVNKSELHILTNCVVVSFNAGSILLKKDKTTDHVYLVLTGSVEFIDGSFEIQHSLSTGSMIGELSALKKIPVTETYRATSYIHVLQIPASLYAMFVQRNALSDSIEYMSRSRSFLQKTWLFGTNVSHPVQNRIIRGMEPFTYHEGSPIPVSDSFGLFLVEEGSLQVYSENHVIEMLGPGDFCGEDTVILQIPSCFQAKATRTSKIFFIPENVLYQIPIIHWKLLETFEKRMGILVDHLLDKDYSLTTF
- a CDS encoding LTA synthase family protein; this translates as MMNQNRLRNHHKHQSVKNSHSLYFLIPGVLLWGAMVSLRHQIVVDMNLGYAQAWSFNIYIGWLYDIAIVLAVTVFSYGLQVLSRMNAVWFWVPGAIFVWLATFSNVIHFRFFKTRLEWWVVQLHWQDLLAVSDSTASLAMTPPMILSIVLCLAAILSCLLIKRIHKKQKRYPVSWKMLLLNIVLIYLIGRFPLWINVARSNMLSDHVIKSWVEEMVGDDRVLERADPEDPASLDPVWLSPAGKMLASFRDYDDADFEESGHQFKEPPVSDTQWPLWRHMDRNPVQMHDLRQQFGLSEDKPVNVIVIFVESMRAFELLHPDIGPRVYPRLRSILWNNSMLFTQAYSSSFTAGQTVRGQFSTLCSMLPNIKGPATFLAYPNLNIRCIQKLFQEAGYQTTWMNTLDRTFHNSDLFESLHGTGLFYDREYYESKGIHQKIGNWGLADEPFLLESLKALEVLKKNNRPVFANLLTISTHHPYFKMIPEGPLPPDLVHDTAGFPEYQAYLSRLKYLDGALAHFFDAFFSSTLAEDTIVVLQADHSIGVMPHEELFPLQQTEMRFRIPIAIISKNIKNPKRIQYPVHQIDVAPTLAAITGLSGFTGWLGKNMFAGEGSPWIYLMGDKLFYKTRNRGCYALTEDLDLFCFKAQGAQDFLFPPTAFDSMSHEETWRGLFPEQYQDWLLTTLKDLKRKPENLLVYDRPLPYESSLSSMAHEVVSENKSQSRFFQHVIQATKLGIVLNQLIPPDTSQK
- a CDS encoding glycosyltransferase family 39 protein; translation: MNTFFMSPGRSPKIAVAVLGFHFLFFFILNLFIHPHPDMLDHWVWSRFLAWSYYEHPPMVAWVFRTITLLGGNHEMSLEVGSQIYNLLICVLAYGISVRLFGTTAGLMTLLLLCSTLYFTLGSIFLHIDQAYLIFWLINLYFLVRYHQTQKIRWLMGIGVIAGLGALSKYITLLFYMGMGIHFLLYKPLRRQWLNPWLYVAGLVSLIIFTPVLWWNYQNHWVSFLFQFKRGLSGAPLGQNAIFFTLGHLMLFSPVWSWWCFQNLWKKRSMFANGSSPESVIIVVSSFPLIFFTMMSFRGDIADPHWVNVSYLGFMILAGKILAESVATAKTRWMLALGIVFNLLLIGVAILHVFHPLGDVMQYKLENYTWLQRKGVPENVQQELKTMKARYYGAEPFFKELQSRLSDEDFQRYSPLIQRAAMRTLSDPVAPMLGWPETANAIVELLKKNQLPMPRYVISKEYQLGGALSFYLPDFPWPHSLEKPERNQWSLDEDVLNNNSIFVCDLPKCERAREHFAQKFTAPLQYLGDVVTESNHRVVRTLEVYSVGQDSIQRESGF